The Acetobacter sp. DNA window TTGCCGACCATTCCTGCCCCGGCTGAACGCTCACAACACCCGGCTTGTCCCTGAACTCCCCCTTGAAACCATGGGGCGTGGCGTAACCCTGCCACGGCTCGATGCAAAGGAACGGAGCGCCCGGCTTGGTCCAGACACCCAGTTCGGGGAAACCATGCCACGACACACGCAGAGCCAAGCCGCCCGGACGACCGAATGTAACGGCACGGCTTCTGATACGGTCGAAGATGATCGCATCATCAACAAACAGATCATCCCGAAGCAGCAGAGTAGCGCCGTCCACAGGTGTCGGACGCGATGCGGAATCGAGCAGACCATCTTCAAGACGACGGATGGGCTCAGGCTCGGGCTCTTCAAAGGTCAGACGATACTCTTCGCGCTTTCCGTCTTTTTCCAAAGGCCAGCGGAAAGCGGGATGCGCTCCCAGTGAAAAGGGAAGTTCCCTGCCCTCTTCCATATTACGGACCGTATAGAGAACCGTCAGTTTTCCATCACTGATCTGATAGGTCAGCCACAGACGAAACCGGAAAGGAAAGACAGCAAGCGTCTGATCGTCCGCTTCCAGCGACAGCGTGCAACTGTCCGGATTCCGCTCAACCCACTGAAAAGCACAGTCACGAGCAAAGCCATGCTGCGTCATGCGGTAAGGCTTGCCGTCAATGGTCGCCCGGTCATCGGGAAGACGTCCGACAATCGGGAACAGCACAGGCGAGTGGCGACGCCATGCGGGGCCAGCGTCCCAGAGCACATCCACGCCGTCCGGCAGCTTCAGGGAAACCAGTTCGGCACCCTGCGCGGATACGGTCGCTGTGAGCTTTCCATCACCGAACACAAACCGGTCAGCGTCCATCAGGGTGTCTCCGAAAATCTTTCCCTTTTTATAGAAGGATTTCCGGAGCTTCGCAAAGAACGACAACAGCCTCAGTCGTCAGCCAGCCGGTCCCGTGGTGGCTGGGCGGAGCGTCCCGTGATCTGGGTCGCCGCCGACCCTCTGCCGGAAAGAGACGGATGGGTCATGAACCATTCATGGGCCGAAAACGGCTTGCTGCCCGGATCAAGATGCCGCCAGACGCCTGTCTTTTCCAGAATCCACGAGTTGAGGTTGTCCTTGAGATCCGTCACCATGATCTGGTCGAGCACCTGAGCATGGACCGTCTCATTGGTGACCGGCACCAGACTTTCGACCCGCCAGTCCATGTTGCGCGTCATCCAGTCCGCCGAGGAGATGAAGACCTTGGCCGAGCGCGACGGCAGGCGGTGGCCATTACCAAACGCATAGATGCGCGCATGTTCAAGAAAACGCCCGACAATCGACTTGATGCGGATATTCTCCGACAGACCCGGCACACCCGGACGCAGGCAGCACATGCCGCGCACCACACCGGTAATCTTCACTCCCGCGCACGAGGCTTCATACAGCTTGTCGATCAGCTTCGGATCAACGAGCGCATTCATCTTGAGCCATATCTGGCCCGGACGTCCCTGACGGACATGCTCGATCTCATCGTCGATCAACTGTTTCAGGGTCTTGCGGCATGTCAGCGGAGAGAAAGCGATCGCCTCCATTTTCGCGGGCATGGCATAGCCG harbors:
- a CDS encoding aldose 1-epimerase family protein — its product is MDADRFVFGDGKLTATVSAQGAELVSLKLPDGVDVLWDAGPAWRRHSPVLFPIVGRLPDDRATIDGKPYRMTQHGFARDCAFQWVERNPDSCTLSLEADDQTLAVFPFRFRLWLTYQISDGKLTVLYTVRNMEEGRELPFSLGAHPAFRWPLEKDGKREEYRLTFEEPEPEPIRRLEDGLLDSASRPTPVDGATLLLRDDLFVDDAIIFDRIRSRAVTFGRPGGLALRVSWHGFPELGVWTKPGAPFLCIEPWQGYATPHGFKGEFRDKPGVVSVQPGQEWSANWCVSVVQG